The following proteins come from a genomic window of Streptomyces liliiviolaceus:
- the nadC gene encoding carboxylating nicotinate-nucleotide diphosphorylase — translation MSTPDLPLLDGGGCGDGCGCGEYSADDAEYAECGLDPALAQLLADAGLDPVEVEDIAHLAIEEDLDHGVDVTTVATIPEEAVSTADFTAREAGVVAGLRIAEAVVSVVCTDEFEVERHVDDGDRVEAGQRLLSVTTRTRDLLTAERSALNLLCRLSGIATATRAWADVLEGTGARVRDTRKTTPGLRSLEKFAVRSGGGVNHRMSLSDAALVKDNHVVAAGGVAQAFKAVRETFPELPIEVEVDTVDQLREVLDAGADLVLLDNFTPTQCEEAVALVGGRALLEASGRLTLDTAAAYARTGVDFLAVGALTHSSPILDIGLDLRDAPESPLSEAE, via the coding sequence GTGAGCACCCCGGACCTTCCCCTCCTCGACGGCGGTGGCTGCGGCGACGGCTGCGGCTGCGGCGAGTACAGCGCCGACGACGCGGAGTACGCCGAGTGCGGGCTCGACCCCGCCCTCGCACAGCTCCTCGCCGACGCCGGGCTCGACCCCGTCGAGGTCGAGGACATCGCGCACCTGGCCATCGAGGAGGACCTCGACCACGGCGTGGACGTGACCACGGTCGCGACCATCCCCGAGGAGGCCGTCTCCACCGCCGACTTCACCGCCCGCGAGGCCGGTGTCGTGGCGGGCCTGCGGATCGCCGAGGCGGTCGTCTCCGTCGTCTGCACCGACGAGTTCGAGGTCGAGCGGCACGTCGACGACGGCGACCGCGTCGAGGCCGGGCAGCGGCTCCTCAGCGTCACGACCCGCACCCGGGACCTGCTGACGGCCGAGCGCAGCGCGCTGAACCTCCTGTGCCGCCTCTCCGGCATCGCGACGGCCACGCGCGCGTGGGCGGACGTCCTGGAGGGCACCGGCGCGCGCGTGCGGGACACCCGCAAGACGACGCCCGGGCTGCGCTCCCTGGAGAAGTTCGCGGTCCGCAGCGGCGGCGGTGTCAACCACCGCATGTCCCTCTCGGACGCGGCCCTCGTCAAGGACAACCACGTGGTCGCCGCGGGCGGTGTCGCGCAGGCCTTCAAGGCCGTCCGGGAGACCTTCCCCGAGCTGCCGATCGAGGTCGAGGTCGACACCGTGGACCAGCTGCGCGAGGTCCTGGACGCGGGCGCCGACCTCGTCCTTCTGGACAACTTCACGCCCACCCAGTGCGAGGAGGCCGTGGCCCTGGTGGGCGGGCGCGCGCTCCTGGAGGCCTCCGGCCGCCTCACCCTGGACACGGCCGCGGCGTACGCGCGTACGGGCGTCGACTTCCTCGCGGTGGGCGCCCTCACGCACTCCTCGCCCATCCTGGACATCGGCCTCGACCTGCGCGACGCCCCCGAGTCGCCGCTGAGCGAGGCTGAGTAG
- a CDS encoding type III pantothenate kinase, whose product MLLTIDVGNTHTVLGLFDGEDIVEHWRISTDARRTADELAVLLQGLMGMHPLLGDELGDGIDGIAICSTVPSVLHELREVTRRYYGDVPAVLVEPGIKTGVPILMDNPKEVGADRIINAVAAVELYGGPAIVVDFGTATTFDAVSARGEYAGGVIAPGIEISVEALGVRGAQLRKIEIARPRTVIGKNTVEAMQSGIVYGFAGQVDGVVHRMARELAEDPDDVTVIATGGLAPMVLGEASVIDEHEPWLTLIGLRLVYERNVSRT is encoded by the coding sequence ATGCTGCTCACCATCGACGTCGGCAACACGCACACCGTCCTCGGGCTCTTCGACGGCGAGGACATCGTCGAGCACTGGCGCATCTCCACGGACGCGCGCCGCACCGCGGACGAACTGGCCGTGCTCCTCCAGGGACTGATGGGCATGCACCCGCTCCTCGGCGACGAGCTGGGCGACGGCATCGACGGCATCGCGATCTGCTCGACCGTGCCCTCGGTCCTGCACGAGCTGCGCGAGGTGACCCGCCGCTACTACGGCGACGTACCCGCCGTCCTCGTCGAACCGGGCATCAAGACGGGCGTCCCGATCCTGATGGACAACCCCAAGGAGGTCGGCGCCGACCGCATCATCAACGCGGTCGCGGCGGTCGAGCTGTACGGCGGGCCGGCGATCGTCGTGGACTTCGGTACGGCGACGACCTTCGACGCGGTGTCCGCGCGCGGGGAGTACGCCGGTGGTGTCATCGCGCCCGGCATCGAGATCTCCGTGGAGGCGCTCGGGGTCCGGGGCGCGCAGCTCCGCAAGATCGAGATCGCGCGGCCGCGCACGGTGATCGGCAAGAACACCGTCGAGGCGATGCAGTCCGGCATCGTCTACGGGTTCGCCGGGCAGGTCGACGGGGTCGTCCACCGTATGGCCCGCGAGCTCGCGGAGGACCCGGACGACGTCACGGTCATCGCGACGGGCGGGCTCGCGCCGATGGTGCTCGGTGAGGCGTCGGTGATCGACGAGCACGAGCCGTGGCTGACGCTGATCGGTCTGCGACTGGTGTACGAACGAAACGTCTCCCGCACGTAG